A genomic segment from Geitlerinema sp. PCC 7407 encodes:
- the rimM gene encoding ribosome maturation factor RimM (Essential for efficient processing of 16S rRNA), with the protein MALPSPNLDGWLAIGRIVAPQGLRGELRVYPSTDFPERFEEPGQRWLLRPGQTEPQAVQLVEGYEVPGKGLYVVKLAEVSDRNQAEALRDSLLLVPESDRPPLEADEFHVVDLLGLSVIEQATQTLLGTVKDVIPAGNDLLEVQLDPAWLASHAPAPEAAETPEPETDPENKGDRKARPRKAKPPTVLIPFVKEIVPVVDLVQKRLEVVPPAGLLEINR; encoded by the coding sequence GTGGCCCTCCCCTCCCCGAATCTTGATGGCTGGCTTGCCATTGGCCGTATCGTCGCACCCCAGGGATTGCGCGGCGAACTGCGGGTCTATCCCAGTACCGACTTTCCTGAGCGGTTTGAGGAGCCGGGACAGCGGTGGCTGCTGCGCCCCGGCCAGACGGAGCCCCAGGCCGTGCAGCTCGTGGAGGGCTACGAGGTGCCGGGCAAGGGCCTCTACGTGGTCAAGCTGGCGGAGGTGAGCGATCGCAACCAGGCCGAAGCCCTGCGCGACAGCCTGCTGCTGGTGCCTGAGAGCGATCGCCCGCCCCTCGAAGCAGACGAGTTTCACGTTGTCGACCTGCTCGGCCTCAGCGTCATTGAGCAGGCGACCCAGACCCTCCTTGGCACCGTCAAGGACGTGATTCCGGCGGGCAACGATTTGCTGGAGGTGCAGCTCGATCCGGCGTGGCTGGCCAGCCACGCTCCCGCCCCGGAAGCCGCCGAGACTCCCGAGCCAGAGACCGACCCCGAGAACAAAGGCGATCGCAAAGCACGGCCTCGCAAAGCCAAGCCGCCAACGGTGCTGATTCCCTTTGTCAAAGAAATCGTGCCGGTGGTCGACCTGGTGCAAAAGCGCCTGGAAGTCGTGCCGCCCGCCGGCCTGCTAGAGATCAATCGCTAG
- a CDS encoding valine--pyruvate transaminase encodes MNPALTQFGDRMSHLTGVRAIMKDIIETLRAGNQDFINLSAGNPVILPEVEQLWRECTQDLLSSPEYGEVVCRYGSSQGYQPLIDAVVKDYNQRYGLNLTDRNVLITPGSQSLYFLAANALGGYTTSGDLKQIVLPLSPDYTGYGGVPLNPESLKAYRPSLDIDAAAHRFKYRPDFSQLEINENTGFVLFSRPCNPTGNVLSDEEVRKIAALAAPHNVPVFVDSAYAPPFPALNFTEMTPIFGGNIIHCTSLSKAGLPGERVGIALGDERLIQPLESFLTNMCLHSSRYGQAIAARAIASGALVEISERVIRPHYQQKFAVVEETLDRAMPQDLPWFLHRGEGSIFSWLWLKDLPMTDWEFYQVLKGEGVIVVPGSPFFPGLTEEWDHRHQCFRISLTASDADLTTAMERLAQTVARVYQPAIARS; translated from the coding sequence ATGAACCCTGCTCTGACTCAATTTGGCGATCGCATGTCTCACCTGACCGGCGTGCGGGCGATCATGAAAGACATCATTGAAACCCTCAGAGCAGGCAACCAAGACTTCATTAACCTCAGCGCCGGCAACCCGGTGATCCTGCCGGAGGTCGAGCAGCTCTGGCGCGAGTGTACCCAAGACCTCCTGAGCAGCCCCGAGTATGGCGAAGTGGTCTGTCGCTACGGCTCCAGCCAGGGCTATCAGCCCCTCATTGACGCCGTCGTGAAGGACTACAACCAGCGCTACGGCCTGAACCTCACCGATCGCAACGTCCTGATCACCCCCGGCAGCCAGTCTCTCTACTTTTTGGCCGCCAACGCCCTAGGCGGCTACACCACCAGCGGCGATCTCAAGCAAATTGTGCTGCCCCTGAGCCCCGACTACACCGGCTACGGCGGCGTCCCCCTCAACCCCGAATCCCTCAAGGCCTATCGCCCCTCCCTCGACATCGACGCAGCGGCCCACCGCTTCAAATACCGCCCCGACTTTAGCCAGCTGGAGATCAACGAAAACACCGGCTTTGTCTTGTTTTCGCGGCCCTGCAACCCCACAGGCAACGTCCTCAGTGACGAAGAGGTGCGCAAAATCGCAGCCTTGGCAGCCCCTCACAATGTGCCGGTCTTTGTCGACTCGGCCTACGCGCCGCCCTTCCCGGCCCTAAACTTCACCGAGATGACACCCATCTTTGGGGGCAACATCATTCACTGCACTAGCCTGTCGAAGGCTGGGCTGCCGGGCGAGCGCGTTGGCATTGCCTTGGGCGACGAGCGGCTGATCCAGCCGCTGGAGTCCTTTTTGACCAATATGTGCCTGCACTCGTCGCGCTACGGTCAGGCGATCGCGGCGCGGGCGATCGCCTCGGGAGCCCTCGTCGAGATCTCAGAGCGGGTGATCCGCCCCCACTACCAGCAAAAATTTGCGGTGGTCGAGGAAACTCTCGATCGCGCCATGCCCCAAGACCTGCCCTGGTTCCTCCACCGCGGCGAAGGGTCGATCTTCTCCTGGCTGTGGCTAAAGGACTTGCCGATGACGGACTGGGAATTTTATCAGGTGCTCAAGGGCGAAGGCGTGATTGTCGTGCCGGGCAGCCCCTTCTTCCCGGGCCTGACCGAGGAGTGGGACCACCGTCACCAGTGTTTCCGCATCAGCCTGACGGCCAGCGACGCCGACCTCACCACCGCCATGGAGCGCCTCGCCCAGACCGTGGCGCGGGTCTACCAACCGGCGATCGCCCGTTCCTAG
- the glgP gene encoding alpha-glucan family phosphorylase produces the protein MIKECAPAAQLAAKLPFPLKRLADLAYNYWWSWTGDRISIFRNIDPTQWQACGHNPVALLTGACPVRLSELATDAVYLRRVQRLVDQFDQYMAEGETWSSRVVPHISAQHPVAYFCAEFGIHESLPIYSGGLGILAGDHLKSASDLGIPLVGVGLLYRQGYFRQRLNRQGWQEDYYVNSQFENMPLELIRNGAGEPVLVELEIRNRRVKVQVWLARIGRVSLYLLDTDREDNDQVDRWLTGHLYGGNSETRIAQEVLLGIGGVRALEAVGITPSICHLNEGHAAFATLEMTRLEIQKSGQSFYDAEKLVRDRSVFTTHTPVPAGHDAFTPDLMDSYFAHYWPELKLSREQFLALGARRLGDPWETFSMTVLALRMCRTANGVSALHGEVSRKMWATLYPGPVDKVPIGHITNGVHARTWTAPLMSDLYAQYLGEDWSNRIADPAVWSKVDAIPDEELWWRHQALKERLIAHVRDRMKVARRSRGESQESIDAVDHLLNPNCLTIGFARRFSQYKRGNLLLRDAQRALKIFGNPDRPVQIIFSGKAHPADEEGKRIIQKLMEWCHDPAIRDRVAFIEDYDIFTGQKLVQGVDVWLNNPRRPLEASGTSGQKVCFNGGINCSVLDGWWCEGYQAGPDGKGLNGWAIGEDAHTSDQELQDRIDSESLYHLLEEEIAPTYYDCDANGLPRRWIQFMKASIRTNSPLFNTDRMVADYVAKVYAPGTPVETAQIRASTLA, from the coding sequence ATGATCAAGGAATGTGCTCCTGCTGCCCAACTGGCCGCAAAACTTCCCTTTCCGCTCAAGCGTCTTGCTGACCTGGCCTACAACTACTGGTGGAGCTGGACCGGCGATCGCATCTCGATTTTTCGCAATATTGATCCCACTCAGTGGCAGGCCTGCGGCCATAACCCCGTTGCCCTGCTGACGGGGGCCTGCCCCGTGCGCCTGTCGGAGCTAGCCACCGATGCCGTCTACCTGCGGCGCGTCCAGCGCCTCGTAGACCAGTTCGACCAGTACATGGCCGAGGGCGAAACCTGGTCGAGCCGCGTGGTGCCCCACATTTCGGCCCAGCATCCCGTCGCTTACTTCTGCGCCGAATTTGGCATTCACGAGTCCCTGCCCATCTACTCCGGTGGCTTGGGCATTTTGGCCGGTGACCACCTCAAGTCGGCGTCGGACCTCGGCATTCCCCTGGTGGGCGTTGGCTTACTCTACCGCCAGGGCTACTTCCGCCAGCGCCTCAACCGCCAAGGCTGGCAAGAAGACTACTACGTTAACAGCCAGTTCGAAAACATGCCCCTGGAGCTGATCCGAAATGGGGCAGGAGAGCCGGTCCTCGTCGAGCTCGAAATCCGCAATCGCCGCGTGAAAGTCCAGGTCTGGCTGGCGCGAATCGGCCGCGTCAGCCTGTACCTCCTCGATACCGATCGCGAGGACAACGATCAGGTGGATCGATGGCTGACGGGCCACCTCTACGGCGGCAACTCCGAGACCCGCATCGCCCAAGAGGTGCTGCTGGGAATTGGTGGGGTCCGGGCCCTAGAAGCCGTGGGAATTACTCCCTCGATCTGCCACCTCAACGAAGGCCACGCCGCCTTTGCCACCCTGGAGATGACCCGCCTCGAAATCCAGAAAAGCGGTCAGTCCTTCTACGACGCCGAAAAGCTGGTGCGCGATCGCTCGGTTTTCACCACCCACACCCCCGTCCCCGCGGGTCACGACGCTTTCACCCCGGACCTGATGGACTCCTACTTTGCCCACTACTGGCCCGAGCTCAAGCTCTCGCGGGAGCAGTTCCTGGCTCTGGGGGCGCGCCGCCTGGGAGATCCCTGGGAAACCTTCAGCATGACGGTGCTGGCGCTGCGCATGTGCCGGACGGCCAACGGCGTGAGCGCCCTCCACGGCGAGGTCTCCCGCAAGATGTGGGCGACCCTCTATCCCGGCCCGGTGGACAAGGTGCCCATTGGCCACATCACCAATGGCGTCCATGCACGGACCTGGACAGCGCCCCTGATGTCCGATCTGTACGCCCAATACCTGGGCGAGGACTGGTCCAACCGCATTGCGGACCCGGCGGTGTGGTCCAAGGTGGACGCGATTCCCGATGAGGAGCTGTGGTGGCGTCACCAAGCGCTCAAGGAGCGCCTGATCGCCCATGTGCGCGATCGCATGAAAGTCGCCCGCCGGTCTCGCGGCGAATCCCAAGAGAGCATCGACGCCGTCGATCACCTCCTCAACCCCAACTGCTTGACCATTGGCTTTGCACGCCGCTTTAGCCAGTACAAGCGGGGCAACCTCCTGCTGCGGGATGCCCAGCGCGCCCTGAAGATTTTTGGCAACCCCGATCGCCCCGTGCAGATTATCTTCTCCGGGAAGGCGCACCCCGCCGACGAAGAAGGCAAGCGCATCATCCAAAAGCTGATGGAGTGGTGCCACGACCCGGCCATTCGCGATCGCGTGGCCTTCATCGAAGACTACGACATCTTCACCGGCCAAAAACTGGTCCAAGGCGTCGATGTCTGGCTCAACAACCCCCGCCGTCCCCTCGAAGCGTCCGGCACCAGCGGCCAAAAGGTTTGCTTCAACGGCGGCATCAACTGCAGCGTCCTCGACGGCTGGTGGTGTGAAGGCTACCAGGCTGGACCCGACGGCAAAGGCCTCAACGGCTGGGCGATCGGCGAAGATGCCCACACCAGCGACCAAGAGCTGCAAGATCGCATTGATTCAGAGTCCCTCTACCACTTGCTGGAAGAAGAGATCGCCCCGACCTACTACGACTGCGACGCCAATGGCCTGCCACGCCGCTGGATCCAGTTTATGAAGGCGTCGATCCGCACCAACTCGCCTCTGTTCAACACCGATCGCATGGTGGCAGACTACGTCGCGAAGGTCTACGCCCCAGGCACGCCGGTCGAGACTGCCCAGATTCGAGCCAGCACCCTCGCCTAG
- a CDS encoding type IV pilus twitching motility protein PilT, translated as MTGPTTRRSDVPRPPVESTTPPPPPIGQPRQSPQRGLIERMVRDAHAHQASDIHIRVGEVPRYRIRGEMMAAPSVGRVTAEVFEQYLTEMLTPEQIQRFKEEKELDTAIFYPGFIRCRVNCFDSLMGGAIVLRLISLNIPSIDELGLPEVLKHIVSQPQGLILVTGPTGSGKSTTLAAMINHLNEMVQKHIVTIEDPIEYVHASKKCLISQREVGLHTFEFQSALRAVLREDPDVILIGEMRDRVTVDTALKAAQTGHLVLGTLHTRSAISTLNRLLNIYNPEEQQSMRIQITDSLISIISQQLLPTTDGHRTAAHEILINTPAMQDYLLKGEESEAFNLMETNLDEGMQVMNQALCDLVLLGKISPEDAVKASPDAGDLRRRVRNLGVDPSRTSNREFLGASQEFRPS; from the coding sequence ATGACCGGCCCAACTACTAGACGATCTGACGTACCTCGTCCCCCTGTGGAAAGCACAACCCCGCCTCCACCCCCCATTGGCCAGCCGCGCCAGTCTCCCCAGCGAGGCTTGATTGAGCGCATGGTGCGAGACGCCCATGCCCACCAAGCTTCCGACATTCATATCCGGGTGGGTGAAGTGCCGCGCTACCGCATTCGTGGGGAAATGATGGCTGCCCCCAGCGTGGGTCGAGTGACCGCCGAGGTCTTCGAGCAGTACCTCACCGAAATGCTCACCCCGGAGCAAATTCAGCGCTTCAAAGAAGAAAAAGAGCTCGACACCGCGATTTTCTATCCTGGATTTATCCGCTGTCGGGTCAACTGCTTTGATTCCTTGATGGGCGGCGCGATCGTGCTGCGACTGATTTCGCTCAACATCCCCAGCATCGACGAGCTAGGGTTGCCAGAAGTCCTCAAGCACATCGTCAGCCAGCCCCAAGGGTTGATCTTGGTCACGGGGCCTACGGGTTCGGGTAAGTCGACCACCCTGGCCGCCATGATCAACCACCTCAACGAGATGGTCCAAAAGCACATCGTCACGATTGAGGACCCGATTGAATACGTCCACGCGTCCAAAAAGTGTCTGATCAGCCAGCGGGAAGTTGGGCTGCACACCTTTGAATTTCAGAGCGCATTGCGGGCCGTGCTGCGGGAAGACCCCGACGTGATTTTGATCGGGGAAATGCGCGATCGCGTCACGGTCGACACCGCCCTCAAAGCCGCCCAGACCGGCCACCTCGTCCTAGGCACCCTGCACACCCGCAGCGCCATCAGCACCCTCAACCGTCTGCTCAACATCTACAACCCCGAAGAGCAGCAGTCGATGCGCATCCAGATCACCGACTCGCTGATCTCGATTATTTCTCAGCAGCTGCTGCCCACCACAGACGGCCACCGGACCGCAGCCCACGAGATTTTGATCAACACCCCCGCCATGCAGGACTACCTGCTCAAGGGCGAGGAGAGCGAAGCCTTCAACCTGATGGAGACCAACCTCGACGAAGGCATGCAGGTGATGAACCAGGCCCTCTGCGACTTGGTGCTGCTGGGCAAGATCAGCCCCGAGGACGCCGTGAAGGCCTCTCCCGACGCGGGCGACCTGCGCCGCCGGGTGCGCAACCTGGGCGTCGACCCCTCGCGTACCTCCAACCGAGAGTTCTTGGGCGCCAGCCAGGAGTTTCGGCCGTCCTAG
- a CDS encoding DUF58 domain-containing protein, with amino-acid sequence MSVQRRITNWLETHWVNPAYAGWVLLGLTLFFFVAATNTLSGWLYVISGISAALIAIAVWLPLRSLRGLKVSRRTLEPVSAGDLLSVEVLLENTTSQAKTLLVVQDEVPEVLGSPARASLELIAPHQTHAWTYTYPTERRGVYRWQTLQLRTAAPLGLFWCRRSREVKATAIVYPRVLPLNRCPLVDDLGRDRSLQLHSDQRAQTATEGLTRSLRPYRWGDPIRLVHWRTSARYGELRVRELEVFTGGQDIVLCLDSSGTWDPDTFEEAVTAAASLYFYAKRCALSPKLWTAGSGLVWGDRTVLSTLAAVTLGEPMTSDRPPDSPVIWLSQDPRTLSALPPGSRWVLWPPTDDLRRYPLDPHHPGLVLSADQPLQSQLQTQLNRY; translated from the coding sequence ATGTCTGTACAACGGCGCATCACGAACTGGCTCGAAACCCACTGGGTGAATCCGGCCTATGCGGGCTGGGTGTTGCTGGGGTTGACGCTCTTTTTCTTTGTGGCGGCGACTAATACTTTGTCGGGGTGGCTGTATGTGATCAGCGGCATTAGCGCGGCGCTAATCGCGATCGCCGTTTGGCTGCCCCTGCGATCGCTGCGGGGCCTGAAGGTGAGTCGGCGCACCCTCGAGCCCGTGAGCGCAGGGGATCTGCTGAGTGTGGAGGTGCTGCTGGAAAACACGACCTCCCAGGCCAAAACGCTGCTGGTGGTCCAAGACGAGGTGCCTGAGGTGCTGGGATCGCCAGCCCGGGCCTCCCTGGAGCTGATCGCGCCGCACCAGACCCATGCCTGGACCTACACCTATCCCACGGAGCGGCGGGGGGTGTATCGCTGGCAGACGCTGCAACTGCGCACGGCGGCTCCCCTGGGGCTGTTTTGGTGCCGGCGATCGCGCGAAGTGAAAGCCACGGCCATTGTCTATCCGCGAGTGCTGCCTCTCAATCGCTGTCCGCTGGTGGACGATCTGGGGCGCGATCGCAGCTTGCAGCTCCACAGCGATCAGCGCGCCCAGACGGCAACGGAGGGCCTGACGCGATCGCTGCGGCCCTACCGCTGGGGGGACCCGATTCGGCTGGTCCACTGGCGGACCAGCGCCCGCTACGGCGAGCTGCGGGTGCGGGAGCTGGAGGTGTTTACCGGCGGCCAAGATATCGTTTTGTGCCTAGATAGTAGCGGCACCTGGGATCCAGACACCTTCGAAGAGGCAGTAACGGCTGCGGCGTCGCTGTATTTCTATGCCAAGCGGTGTGCCCTCAGCCCGAAGCTGTGGACCGCAGGCAGTGGACTGGTGTGGGGCGATCGCACCGTGCTCTCCACCTTGGCTGCCGTCACCCTGGGCGAGCCCATGACTAGCGATCGCCCCCCTGACTCGCCGGTGATTTGGCTGAGCCAGGATCCGCGCACCCTCTCTGCCCTGCCCCCCGGCAGTCGCTGGGTGCTGTGGCCCCCCACTGATGATCTGCGCCGCTATCCCCTCGACCCCCACCATCCGGGCCTAGTCCTCAGCGCCGACCAGCCCCTCCAAAGCCAGCTCCAAACCCAGCTCAACCGCTACTGA
- a CDS encoding ferredoxin-thioredoxin reductase catalytic domain-containing protein — protein MNVSNPQPPADDKALEAMRNFAETYAKRTGTYFCAEPSVTAVVIEGLARHKEELGSPLCPCRHYEDKAAEASATFWNCPCVPMRERHECHCMLFLTPDNEFASDRQEISIEAIQAVRQSMV, from the coding sequence ATGAACGTGAGTAATCCCCAGCCGCCTGCCGACGACAAAGCTCTTGAGGCTATGCGGAATTTTGCCGAAACCTACGCCAAGCGCACAGGCACCTACTTTTGTGCAGAGCCCTCGGTGACGGCGGTGGTGATCGAAGGACTCGCTCGCCACAAAGAAGAACTGGGTTCGCCCCTGTGCCCCTGCCGCCACTACGAGGACAAAGCAGCGGAAGCCAGCGCCACCTTCTGGAACTGCCCCTGTGTGCCCATGCGAGAGCGCCACGAGTGCCACTGCATGCTGTTTTTGACGCCGGACAACGAGTTTGCCAGCGATCGCCAGGAGATCAGCATTGAGGCAATCCAGGCCGTTCGCCAGTCCATGGTGTAG
- a CDS encoding DUF309 domain-containing protein → MSEVPAAFWQGVEQFNQGEFYACHDTLETIWLEAVGPQRNFYQGILQIAVGIYHLSNANARGAMVLLGEGVGRLRSYEPDYAGVAVSPLIEQSLDLLETVQQADSEAIARLADRLRPDAPDPLPVPKVLCQPDR, encoded by the coding sequence ATGTCCGAAGTTCCGGCGGCTTTTTGGCAAGGCGTAGAGCAGTTTAACCAGGGCGAATTTTACGCCTGTCACGACACCCTCGAAACGATTTGGCTCGAAGCGGTGGGGCCGCAGCGGAATTTCTATCAAGGAATTTTGCAGATTGCGGTGGGCATTTATCACCTCAGCAATGCCAACGCGCGGGGCGCCATGGTCCTTTTGGGAGAAGGGGTCGGGCGCCTGCGATCCTATGAGCCAGACTACGCTGGCGTGGCGGTGTCGCCCCTGATCGAGCAGAGTCTGGACTTGCTCGAGACGGTGCAGCAGGCCGATTCGGAGGCGATCGCCCGCCTAGCCGATCGCCTGCGCCCCGACGCGCCCGATCCGCTGCCGGTGCCCAAGGTTCTCTGTCAACCTGACCGCTGA
- a CDS encoding SIMPL domain-containing protein, with amino-acid sequence MRPSSPWWASSVKLLPLTLGILTLVCMSPAIAQEKLLRTLTVTGRGSEMVQTSIAQVRLGVEVQGKSAQEVQAEVARRSSAVVDLLKSRRVDKLETTGISLTPVYNYSNDTRTLEGYAGTNIVSFKVPTEQAGALMDDAVKAGATRIDGVSFEAAEPAMDNARKTALQEATQDAREQADTVLAALGLRSQEIVNIQVDQAVPPPPMPLAYARDAKLANESMPVMGGEQEVQASVTLQISY; translated from the coding sequence ATGCGTCCGTCTTCCCCTTGGTGGGCCTCATCGGTCAAACTTTTGCCCCTGACCCTGGGCATCTTGACCCTGGTCTGCATGAGTCCTGCGATTGCCCAAGAAAAACTCCTGCGCACCCTGACCGTTACCGGTCGCGGCAGCGAAATGGTCCAAACGAGCATTGCCCAAGTCCGCCTCGGCGTCGAGGTACAGGGCAAGTCTGCCCAAGAAGTCCAGGCTGAGGTGGCCCGCCGCTCATCGGCGGTGGTGGACCTGCTCAAGTCCCGCCGCGTGGACAAGCTGGAAACAACGGGCATCAGCCTGACGCCGGTCTACAACTACAGCAACGACACCCGCACCCTCGAAGGCTATGCGGGCACCAACATTGTCAGCTTCAAGGTGCCCACCGAGCAGGCAGGCGCCCTGATGGATGACGCAGTGAAGGCCGGGGCCACGCGCATTGACGGGGTGAGCTTCGAGGCGGCGGAGCCCGCAATGGATAACGCTCGCAAGACGGCGCTCCAAGAGGCCACTCAGGATGCGCGGGAGCAGGCCGACACGGTGCTGGCTGCCCTAGGCCTGCGATCGCAGGAAATCGTGAACATCCAGGTGGATCAGGCGGTGCCGCCGCCTCCCATGCCCTTGGCCTACGCGCGGGACGCCAAACTGGCGAATGAAAGCATGCCGGTGATGGGCGGTGAACAGGAAGTTCAGGCCTCGGTGACCCTGCAAATCAGCTACTAG
- a CDS encoding WD40 repeat domain-containing protein, translating to MPQSRLWMAIAELVALAAAVGGLGLVLASRSVLYALVPLTVALVLNWFNRRSQEQLTRRDTTVIMSQMRRQIMGQLRSQGPGSEPKALPPASEKGDRAEVSPKIAEIELRSLHQRYQDLQERAIALEDSLTQVVDYLNRMLPPGKIERWDQAFAAFKGETLDADSPALQFPQVGAAGAEIAEEEAPLCPAAPWSAWLSLPGHGGWVSTVTVSPDGQLLVSASYDQTLKVWHLETGELRQILTGHRGAVSAIAFSPDGGVLASASFDRNIGLWDAASGAGLGSWEAHMGSVRAIAFSPDGQVLVSGGFDGTVSFWEWQTGAQLHSHLGHTGSVRSLVFSRDGQTLFSSGEDGLIQQWDVETGECISTVGEDVGAAPAIALHPNRPILASGSSDHTVKLWSLDDQPNLAPLEGHTAPVTAIAFSSDGEFLVSASTDGTLRLWHLDSQECCGVLVQDGSPILSVAIAPDQRYLISGTVNGVIHLWRAAQVPAV from the coding sequence ATGCCTCAATCTCGTCTGTGGATGGCGATCGCAGAATTGGTGGCCCTGGCGGCGGCGGTGGGGGGCCTGGGGCTGGTGCTGGCGTCTCGCTCCGTGCTCTATGCGCTGGTGCCGCTGACGGTGGCTCTGGTGCTCAACTGGTTCAACCGGCGCTCCCAGGAGCAGCTCACCCGCCGGGACACCACGGTGATCATGAGCCAGATGCGGCGGCAGATCATGGGCCAGCTGCGATCCCAGGGCCCGGGAAGCGAGCCGAAGGCGCTGCCGCCCGCCTCAGAGAAAGGCGATCGCGCTGAAGTGTCGCCCAAAATCGCCGAAATCGAGCTGCGATCGCTCCATCAGCGCTATCAGGATTTGCAGGAGCGGGCGATCGCCCTGGAGGACTCCCTGACCCAAGTGGTGGACTACCTCAACCGCATGCTGCCTCCCGGCAAAATCGAGCGCTGGGACCAGGCCTTCGCGGCTTTCAAAGGGGAGACCCTCGACGCTGACTCACCGGCCCTCCAGTTTCCCCAGGTCGGCGCTGCCGGAGCAGAGATAGCAGAAGAGGAAGCGCCACTGTGCCCGGCTGCGCCCTGGAGCGCCTGGCTGTCGCTGCCGGGACATGGGGGCTGGGTCAGCACGGTAACGGTGAGCCCAGATGGCCAGCTGCTGGTGAGCGCGAGCTATGACCAGACTCTCAAGGTCTGGCATCTGGAAACGGGGGAGCTGCGCCAGATCCTGACCGGCCATCGGGGCGCCGTGAGCGCGATCGCCTTTAGTCCTGACGGCGGCGTGCTCGCCAGCGCCAGCTTCGATCGCAACATTGGGCTGTGGGACGCGGCCAGCGGGGCCGGACTGGGAAGCTGGGAAGCTCACATGGGCTCCGTGCGGGCGATCGCCTTCAGTCCCGACGGCCAGGTGCTGGTGAGTGGCGGGTTCGACGGCACCGTTAGCTTTTGGGAGTGGCAGACCGGCGCTCAGCTCCATAGCCACCTGGGCCACACCGGGTCGGTGCGATCGCTGGTGTTTAGCCGGGACGGCCAGACCCTGTTTAGCAGCGGCGAAGACGGCCTAATCCAGCAGTGGGACGTCGAAACGGGAGAGTGCATCAGCACCGTCGGCGAAGATGTGGGGGCCGCCCCGGCGATCGCCCTGCACCCCAACCGGCCCATTTTGGCCAGCGGCAGCAGCGATCACACCGTTAAGCTGTGGTCCCTCGATGACCAGCCCAACCTGGCACCCCTCGAAGGCCACACCGCCCCGGTAACGGCGATCGCCTTTAGCAGCGACGGCGAGTTTCTCGTCAGCGCCAGCACCGACGGCACGCTGCGGCTGTGGCACCTAGACTCCCAGGAGTGCTGCGGCGTTCTCGTCCAGGACGGCAGCCCGATCCTATCGGTGGCGATCGCCCCAGACCAGCGCTATCTGATTAGCGGCACCGTCAACGGCGTGATTCACCTCTGGCGAGCCGCTCAGGTGCCTGCCGTCTAG